The DNA sequence GACCTTATGACTATCTCGGGCAAGGACTCTCTCTGGCATCATGCGCAATATCCCCCGAGCTACCTCCACTCGCAGTGGCCAATTCGTTCCAGCGTAGTCTCCCAAGATGGGAGATATGTAGCAATTGCAGGCAGAAGAGGCCTAGCACACTACAGTGTCAACAGTGGACGCTGGAAAGTCTTCGAGGACTCTAAAATAGAGAACTCGTTCGCGGTCCGAGGTGGCATGTGCTGGTACGGACATATCTTGATAGCCGCCATTGAAAGCGATGGGTCATACGAGGTGTGTGCTGTATCTTTACGAGAATGCGTTGGATAGAACTAACTCTTATAGCTGCGTTTATACTCGCGAGAACTGCCCCTGAACAATCAATCGATCTTGCACATTGAATATCTCCCTTCACCCGTGGTCTTCATCGGGCCGTCGGGCGAGGACTCCATTCTCGTTTACACATATGATAACATCCTGTATCATTTCATCATTAATTCTATGCACACTCGAATCACACTTGTTCCCGTTGGCCAAATTGCGTTTAACGGCATTGTGCGAGCACCCACGCGAGTCCGGGCGATCAGCTGGGTCTTGCCGGATGATCAAATGCGTAAGTGTGTCTATTCCATGTTAGCATGTTGTGGGTCTGACAACACCAGGCGATGGCGACCCATCTCAAGATGTGAAAGTGGCatctgttcttcttttggtcGACGGCAATTTGGTTTTGTTACAGCCGTCTCAATCGCCCACCGGGGATTTGAAGTATGACATGCGAGTGGTATCGCACGATGTCGAGTATTACATTCTGATGCGTGACCAATTGTCATTCAACTTTGCTCCACCCGTGGATGAATCCCTTCCGGCCAGCCCATCCGCCGAAATGGCTTTGAATATGCGTCATCATAACCTATCATTGAGAGACTCTCTCTGGACCTTTTGTGGCAAAGACCTCCTCGCCTGGGGCGATGTGCAAGATGTCCTGCGACGAGAAGATGTCCCGAAGGCAATTGAGATACCCCTAGACTTTTATCCTCTATCCGTTTTGTTGAACAAGGGCATTGTTTTGGGAGTAGAGTCAGAAATGACCCAACGACGCGATACCACTTTTGCTGTGCTGAAGTTTGCCATTCGAGTGAGTCAAACCAACCTTTGCAATATCCTCTTGACTAACGATAAAGACCcacctcttccttccgtATTTCTTGCAATACTGCTTAGTTCATGGAGATATGCCAGCTGCGCTGTCACTATGTCAACATTTCTCCCATCTTTCATACTTCCCGCATGCCCTTGAAATCCTCCTTCACCACGTTTTGGACGACGAAGTCGACAATGTAAGTCGAGATAGCAAAATAGACGACCCTTCGCAAAAGCACGATCCTCTGCTTCCATCGGTCATCTCCTTCCTTCAAACCTCCCTTCCTGCGCGGGTGTATTTGGACATTGTCGTTCAATGCACGCGGAAAACCGAACTTCGTTCATGGCGCACTCTTTTCAACTATCTCCCACCTCCAAGAGACCTGTTTGAGCAGGCTCTCAGGCTCGACTCCCTTAAGACAGCCGTCGGCTACCTTCTTGTGCTGCAGGCgtttgaggatgatgatggtcaTGAGGCACCTATTGAAGACTATGTCGTTCGATTGCTCGTGCTGGCCTCGCAGAAAGGCGAGTGGGAACTCTGCGCCGAGCTGGCAAGATTCCTCATTGCACTCGACGGGTCTGGCGAGATGCTTCGACGAGCTATTGACCGAACGGGTCTTCGAAACGGGGGTCTCCCAGGGGCCGGCCTAAATGGATCCGGAACGAGCATGAAAGGTCTCGGCCTAGCAATCACACCGTCTTGGTCATCACTATCTGCCGCATCATCCATCTCGCCCCGTCAAAGCATCTCCCGCCAGGGGAGCAACACATCCCGAACCCCGGACAGAATGGACAGCGTTGACGAAGTTTCGTGATATATCGCCACATCTGTACATAACATAACATGCCATCCACAGTCATACATAGCTATAAATAGTCATAGTCATAGTCATAGCATAACTCAATTGAATCGTTAAATCCATTTTCCGTTGATAATAACCTTACAATAAATACATATATCTATAGATCATGATCACTTCATTCCATGCATAGGTATCACTCACTGCTCCCCACATCATacccaaccaaaccaacaatcAAACAAATAAAAGAAACCCCCTAACCAACTCAACACCCACccccaaagaaaagaaaaatctaATCAAGAtgcatcctccacaacccATCCCCCAAATAATGTCCATCCTCCATCACAACCCCCTTCCCCTTACTCTTCATATCCTCCGTCCCCATCTTCAACGTCCCAACAAGACAAGCcgtctccttcccctccgcCAAAACAGCAACCACCTGTCCCGCCTCCAAcgcattctccttctccggTAACCGGCCCCCGGGACTCGTTAATCCGGGCGCCATGAGCGCGGCGCCGGCTAGCACGAAGCGGATCGCGCCGCGGTCGATTTGTACGGTTGGGAGGGCGGTGGGATATTGGTGGATGAGTTTTAGGTGTGGAATGGGAGGGCCGTCTTGGGGTTGGTAGAAGAGGGGTGTGGAGTCGATTGTGTAGAGGGTGCATTTTTCGGGACTATATTCAGATCACCCTTGTTAGTATTGGGCTTTTACCTGAGGTTTGGTGTGAatgggggtggtggtggtggtggttggtggtggggtgTGTTGTGTATGTGAGGTGTATGTGAGGGGTTGGGTTTGTCTATCTATCTTTTTTCATATAGATGCGATATAGTGCGATATCTCTTTGTATCCAGGTATgcatgaaggagaatggtGCAGGAAGtagacagaagaaaaaggagaggtACAGTTTAACAGCATCGAGCTGAGCTTTCTTCGgcaggatatcatcaatgTAAGGTTCGAAGCCTGGGTATGCTTCTACGAAGCGTTGGCGGAGGCCGCGCTGCACGCTGGATTTCACTTTTGAGCGGTTGCTCGGGGGGATACTATTGATTTGAGTTCTTTGTTAGTAAATATTCCTTGTGAGGTAATTTGATGTGTTTTGATGTGTATGGAGAGTGGTTTCTTGAGTGATTTGTTTTCTTAAGCTGTGAGGTCATGGGCGTGCGTCGGAGGTTTGGGCTTGGGTGCTTGCGCGgggtttctttgactttgggGGTGTCGGGATAGGAATTGAGAGGATCTCATGTCGGAGGTGGTTTTCATAGCTTGATATGGTGTTTGCTTACTCTTTCTTGAACATTTTGGGTGGTTTtctggtgttgatgttggttCTTGCGATGAGGTCAAACTGCGCGCTTGGCGGGGTGAGGTTGACGCGGGGAAGGGCTATCGGTGTCACGTGTTGGATTCAGTTATTCGCGGATTATTACTGTTACACTATGAAGCACATGATTTTTTACGGAGAAAAATGGTTCGTGGTATAAATTGTTATTTTTCATTCATATCATCTACAATTTAAGGTATCTGACTTAGCCACGGGCGGCACCGGCTTTGATCAGGAGGATATCACCGTCCTCAACGACGTAGTCCTTACCCTTGGTCATGACCTTACCGGCGGCCTTGACGGCGGCTTCATCGCCGTACTCACGCAGAGTGCTATAGTTGTAAACAATGGCCTGGATAAAAGTCTTCTCAAAGTCGGTGTGAATGACACcggcagcagaaggagccTTGATACCCTTGCGGATGGTCCACTGGCGGACTTCATCGGCACCAGTGGTGAAGAAACTGGCCAGGTTCAGAGATGTACGCATGGTGGTGATCACCTTGGGCAAGGCAGACTTGGTGTTCAGGTTCTTGCACTCCTCGATGGCCTCCTTTTCAGTCTCGAACCGGGTAAGGCGCTCCTCGAAACAGGCCGAGAAGGGAATTATAGGGTCACCAGGAGAGTTTTTCTTCACCCATTCCAGAACATCGGGAAGGCGCTTATTCTTCTGGCGGATGTAGTCTTTCTCGCTAAGGTTGACTAGGTAGACAACAGGCTTAGCAgtgaggagctggaggggGTTGATGACCTCAACCTAGAAGTTGTTAGTgccaagcaaaagaaggcaTTGACTGCGATAATAATAGAAGACAAAACAATATCAGATAGGACGTAATCTCATGTGACCTCGCGTTGGTATAAATTGAGGCCCTTCGACGAGCTGGGTTATATTCGAGCAAAGCTCTTATTCATCATTTGAAATTGTGCAATGGGTCTTAtatgggaagaaaagagaaataataatCACATACCTCTTTGGGGCCCCAATCGGCCTTGCGGACATCCTTGCCGGACTTCAGGTGCTCGAGGACCTTGGCAACAGTAGCTTCCTCCTCGcgcagcttcttcatctcaagTGACTGACCACCGCGCTTCGTCTGCTTCGTCAAGCCCTCCAGAGCTTTCTCAACAaactcaatatccttgacaCGGAGTTCCTCGCTGATGATGTCCAGATCACGAGCGGGGTCGACGTCACCCTCGACGTGAATAATCTCAGCATCATCGAAGCAGCGCACAACTTGGAAGATAGCATCGACGGCACGGATGTGGGACAAGAAAGCGTTACCGAGACCAGCACCGGTAGAGGCACCACGAGTCAGACCGGCGATATCATAGACCGTCAAGTTGGCAGGAACCTGCGACTTGGGCTTGTAATGCTCGCACAACCAGTCGAAACGATCATCGGGAACGATGACACGCGCCTCTTCGGGGTCAATGGTGGCATAGGGGAAGTTGGCCGGGTTACCCAAGTTGGACTTGGTGATGGCTTGGAAGAGCGTCGATTTACCGACGTTGGCCAGACCAACCTATGGTATGTTAATGTTGAACATATTTGTTTTCCTTGACAGGACTACATGGTGTGTTgatgtggaaagagaaagagaaaaaaaatttcagGGGAGGTGAGGATAGTGTGCTTAAATAGGGttagggaaaaaaaggatggctgggaagtgggcgaaaaaaaaaaaaaaaaaatagcCGGTGGGGTCAATGCTCACATACGATACCGCTCTTCAGGTTATTTCCTGGACGGCCCAGAAGGACCTTCTCTTGTACAACAGCTTTCTTGGGAGGCATCTTTTtgttggatttcttcttcttgctggagtAGCTCCGgtaagagaagaaggagaaagtggACGGAGGGGTGACGCGGGGACGGCAACAGTAGGATTGGAGGCGCGAGGCCAAAGCAGGACCAGCTGCGGTTCGTTCTAAtcggaggggaaaagaaaggaaaagaaacacgGAGGGGGATTGGATGGACGACGTTTTGGCGGTGCCCACAGCTTGCTGGTGGGCGAATTGaatgggaaagaagaaaaatttagggaagaggaggggtcAATGAGGGGTAGCAATTGTCGATTACTGGTACACCTGATGTCTTCTGTGGTCGAGTGTGAAAAGGCAAAAtaataccaaaaaaaaaaatttcaaCGTGTTCTCCGAATGCGCAGTTCTCTCTCCCTATGACGCGCTCTGCTCTCTCGCCTAAACATACCGTGACCTCTCCTTTCGCTCCATCTCACCGCCCACGTGAGTGGATAGCCCTCGTCATGTGGCCTGTGCTTGCAGAAGCATGGTATATTACGTCATAAACACAGGCATTCACGagattgtacggagtagtataAGCTGGGGATACTAAAGAATCATGAAGCCAAACTGATAAGACCTATCTGGTAATATGCAAAACGGGATATATTAATTGACTCAGACCTTATATACTTTTAACAACCCGACGGACAAAgtccttatatatatataactctTGTGCTTGTTATGTGACTAATATACATCCTATCCTCCATTGACACAGGCGGTGGTTCAAATTAAACAGCATGGGCTGCAACAGGAAACATTATagtgtttgtttggttggagTTTCTCAGTGGACCGCTTCATGGGTTTTCACTCTGCATTCATATTCGCGTGCATTGGGTATATTCATAAAGATTTCCATCATAATAACGCCGTGGAGAGGTGAGTGGACCAAAAGCGAACGATAGGCCAATCCACCTTAAGAGATGGTCATGGCCAATGTTGGCCTGTTGACAAGACTTTAAGTCGACCATACACCCCATGAACCTAACAGTGTGGCGGAAGCTCGCTTCACGCTCACACCCACATGCCTTCTATGGCAAATGGTTATGcctggaaagcaagagaCCCTTCTACTAGCCGGTTGGTGCATTTAGATAATTTGCGCACAGAACATCTGAGATGTCAGCTCCAAAGATAAGAGGTGACGGTCATCTGAACCACAGGCATTTGCCATCTTTCTTACTTTGCAAATTGGGACCAGGTCGAGTCTTGTCGGCTGCATAGCATACCTACATTGTGGCCTTTACTGCAGCTTCCGCAATGGAGCGGTATTCAGCGCACTGCTTCACAAGGCGCCGTATCCCCTCAAAAGCTTTGCAAAAAGCTTGAGAGGACAGGAAATCCTCTGTCCGGTCAATTAGTTTCAAATTGTATCCTCGATAAGCATCTTGAGGGTTGCGTATGATACTCCATGAGAGCGTCATTGACGCAATCACTGGGTAATAGATCAaggatcttgaagaaacgTTAGCAGCTTCTAAAGCGAACCTTCCAGTGACACTCACCCAAAAAGGGGTGTATTATCCTGCGATAAATATTTTGTAAGGTTGATAGATGCTCTAGCGGCTTTGGTGCAGAGTGACGTAGACAGTAATACCCGGGGATTAGATAACGAGGCGGGCGAGCTCGTGAagtcatccttctccagaagGTCTGTCCCAGTGCTCAAGCCCCTGGCGACAACACGACGGTGAATTGCAATCACGCAGTGGAAGTACGAATAATGTAGCAGGAGTAACACAGGAGAGATTTTTGACCGGTGGCCATCAGCCACGGCCTTTTCCGGCTGATACTCGGGCGGAATGCTTCGTTTCCACTCCTGAAGCTTCTCGTCTAACACTCCAACCGAAGCGATGACCTGGCTCAGTGGCCTATCCTCCGCAGCTGGGGAGTAAAGATCCTTATATAGTTGCCCCTTGATAATAGCCAGCTGGCAAGTTGACCGGAACGCATTGAAGCTCCCAGATAGATCACTGGTTGGCATGCTGTACTTGCTGTCGGTTGGTGCTTCCATTGGTAAGGTCACACTGAAGTCTTCATCGCTTTGCGCTGGCGGTTCAGAGAACCGAAGGGATAGCCTGCCTAGAGTTAGACCCAAAATAAAGTATAACGCCATCCACAATAGCCATACTCTCGATCTAAGCAATAAGCGATCCAAAACAGTGTCCGCTTGTGCTGAATTCCCTCCGAACACAAAGGAGAGCCGCCTTCTGTCTTGCCCAAACCAAGTTCGTGACAGATGCGAATAGCAGCGGAGACCAAAAAACCACAAGGATTCTCAGCCGATGTCCCCAGAAGAAAGGTAACCTATACCAAAAGTTAGTTTGAGCCACGCGCCTAGACACATGAGTGCCGAATCATACCAATAGTAGGAGCGCTTGGAGACCCAACAGATCTGGTGGGCCAAAACAGAGCTCATTCACCATTTCTAAGGCATTTTGGATGAACAACCAGCTtttctgatgatgatctgtCCCGGATGCTTCTTGAGGGCGGATCATGTATGCTGTTGCTAGTACTGCATTTATGCAGGCCCATTGGCTCGGTGTTTGAACTCTCATGTCCAAGCTTTTCTGATTGAAGAGTGATAGCAGCTCAGACCGCTGAAAAATTGGGAATAGCATATTGAAGTCCTCGATGTAACTTTGCACGAGGGAGACAATTTCATCTTTTGTTGGGAGTGAGCAAAACACTCGGCTGGGGAATGCGCCATGGAGAGGACTATTGGTTGTATTTTCATCAAGATGTTTCGCCGATAGTAATGAAGAGAGATTCGCTAACGATAGGTTTCCAACTTTTTGAGATATCCACTCCATCCCTTTTGGAGAGATAGCCGAAAAGCCTagaatgatatcagctgAAATGGATCTCAGctataaatattaatatcGAGTAAGCGGAAATCTGACCTCCAGCAAGTGGTGCATCGACCAACGACCGCGGAATGGAGAAAGATGCAAGACAAGGCGGCCAATCTTCCACGCTTTTATATGAGAATACTATGCCTGGATTAGCACCAGCAATGCTAGTAGTGCTCATGGCGTTTGGCTCCCCGCCAGCGCAAAAATTTCCAAACTCCGGGTCACTTGCGGTGTTATTATCGGAGTGTTTCAATACAGGGACATTTGAGCATAGAAATTCTTGAGCAGCATTTGTGTTACTTTCGCTCAGTCTAAGCCCCATATCAAGTAATCGAGACTCCATCCGTTCGATGTTCGTTTCCAGTCGGTTGATCATCACACGTCTTCACTCAGCATGTAAGACTTCTGCCGTGcaaaaatataatattgACACTTCAGTTCTACAGTACCTTCTCATATCTGCTCTGTATCTCTCCTCATTGCGCGCACCAGAAGCTCGACGCTCTCGACATATAGAGCATCTGAGTGTTGCGCCGAAGTCCCCACCTTGTTTCTTGTGACGGCATGCGCTGCAAACCTGGGGTTCATCAGTAACATATTGTGGCCATATGAGCCGGACCGCGCACTTTGTGTCTTGAAGGTTCCTGTTTCGCAACCCCTTTATCTGCGTGCGCAAGTGTCTTGGTCATGGGATCAAGGGGTATATGTCGACGAGAATCATCTTGCTGGCTGTTGCGACTCATTTTTCGATAAACTGGGAAGTCGACAAGTACTATGTGATGATGTTAAGAAAAGGTGGAATAGAAGTGATGGGGAAAGGGCCCCAAGGATTTGTCGTGGGGCATCGTGATCTGAGACTTTGGTCTAGAGCGGAGTAACGACTGTCGATCTTGAGACTCAGGACAGGCCTTATTCGGGAAATCCTCCAGCCGAATCATGTTGCAAAAGCCTATGGCCGGATCGTTGCTGGGACTAAATCCTTCGCATGTCTTGGCAGGCCCGGATGACGGATGTTCGTTCTGTATTGTAACTTACACAGTATTGATACATCTCAAGTTCGCCGGGCCATTGACTCCCGTTCATCTCCGAAGACATGGGATCGGTTTGATGACCTTCTGCTAATCGGCTCCAGGCTGCAGCCAGGTGGGGCACCCACGTTTTGTATCCCTCGAGgcacatatatataccatcAGCATGCCCCGTCCGATGATGTGGTTGGCTCGGAAATCGGGTGTCAACCGTAAGTCCTTCTAGATCACATAATTGATATGGTAGGGCTCGACATATCAGGACAGCCATATTCCGATAAGGCACTGCTCGGGCCCCGGACGTTCGCTGTGCAGCGGAGTGTCCATCCGCATCGTTGAGCATTATTTTGCCCCTTGGATGTGGACCTTTCTCGCGGTGGTTTGCGCGTAGAGGATTAGACTGGAGTCCTATATAATCATCTACTTGCCCCTGTGGCAGTTGTATCCTTGATTAGACGGACCAATTTAAGTCTTTTTAGGCATGGTCTTTAGTTTTTATACTGATTGATTAACGTAAAGCTTTGGTCTCCACCGGCAAAAAGGCATATTTCTACTCTTGTGTCGCACTTTTCGTGCATCGCCGGTTACGCCAAGGTAACATTGCCAACTGATCTTCGGTCTGCATCGTCAATGGAAGGAGCAGTCTGAAGCCTGAGGCCAGTCAAGTCAAAATGTCCTTCTTAGGGACAGTCAATCCAAACATTCCCCAGCAGCAGTCTGTGGTTAGCCACAACAACGCGCTGCGGAGCCATGGCGATACAGATGACGATACTCCAGTCTATGAAACTCCATCGACTGCAGCCACTCAGTATGGCGATCGGGAAAAGAGCGAGGAGGCGTTGACATTGCAGGAGGAtaacgaagagaagatggaggcTCGGGTGGGTGATTTAGCTCGACGACTCACTCGTCAATCGACTCGAGTCTCTGCGAAAGGGGCCCTTGAAAACCCATTCTTTGTGGAGGACCCCGAATCTACTCTCAACCCTGATAGTCCGAATTTCAAGCCAAGAGACTGGCTCAAGATGCTGCTCGCCATTCGATCCCGAGACCCCGAGCAGTATCCAGATCGAACCGCCGGTGTTGCCTTCAAGAATCTGAACGTTCATGGATTCGGATCTCCGACAGACTATCAAAAGGATGTCTTGAACTCGATCCTAGAGATAGGCACTATTGTCCGCAAGTTGATGGGGATCAAGATGCAAAAGATCCAGATCCTTCGGGAATTCGATGGCTTGGTGAAAAGTGGTgagatgttggtggtgttagGAAGACCGGGAAGTGGGTGTTCCACGTTCCTCAAGACGATTTCTGGGGAAATGAACGGCATTCAGATGTCGGATGACTCGACACTCAACTATCAGGGTATGCATACACAATTTCCTTCGTCAACTCCCCACTCCCACCAACTTAGCTTTTCATTTGTGTATACTAACCGCGACGCTTAGGCATACCTGCAAAATTGATGCACCATGCGTTCAAGGGTGAAGCGATTTACTCCGCCGAGACTGATGTTCATTTCCCACAGCTTTCTGTTGGCGATACTCTGAAGTTTGCAGCGCTTGCCCGAGCTCCTAGAAATCGCTTGGAGGGCGTTAGCCGGCAGCAGTACGCTGAACATATGAGAGATGTGGTAATGACAATGCTTGGACTATCCCATACAATCAATACTCGTGTCGGCAACGATTACGTCCGAGGAGTCAGCGGTGGAGAGCGAAAGCGTGTCAGTATTGCGGAAGCCACACTGAGCCAGGCACCGCTTCAGTGCTGGGATAACAGCACCAGAGGTCTTGATAGTGCGAATGCTTTGGAATTCTGTAAGAATCTAGCCTTGATGAGTAAATACGCTGGCACTGCTGCCTGCGTGGCTATTTATCAGGCATCGCAAAACGCATATGATGTATTTGATAAGGTGACGGTGCTCTATGAAGGACGACAAATCTATTTTGGCCGAACGACGGAAGCTAAGCAGTTTTTTGTGGATATGGGATTTGAGTGCCCCGACCGGCAGACAACAGCTGATTTCTTAACGTCTCTTACCAGCCCTTCGGAAAGAAAGGTCCGCCCCGGGTTTGAAAACCGCGTGCCTCGCACTCCAGATGAGTTTGCCGCTGCATGGAAACGAAGCGACGCTCGGGCGAAGCTGATTATCGAAATCGAAGAGTTTGAGAAACAGTATCCCATTGGCGGCGCCTCCTACCAATCCTTTATCGATGCCCGCAAAGCTATGCAGGCGAAGCATCAACGCGTCAAATCCCCTTACACGATCTCGATCTGGGAGCAAATCTCTCTTTGCGTCGTCCGCGGTTTTCAGCGCCTCAAAGGTGATTCCAGTTTGACGGTAACTGCCTTGGTTGGCAACTTTATTATAGCATTAATTGTTGCCTCAGTTTTCTTCAACCTTCAGGATAATACTGCCAGCTTTTACTCTCGAGGAGCTTTACTGTTCTATGCAGTGCTTCTAAATGCGTTCTCCAGTGCCTTGGAAATTTTGACTCTGTACGCCCAACGGCCGATTGTGGAAAAGCAAGCTCGTTATGCCT is a window from the Aspergillus oryzae RIB40 DNA, chromosome 6 genome containing:
- a CDS encoding RIC1 family protein (WD40 repeat protein); this translates as MPAALSLCQHFSHLSYFPHALEILLHHVLDDEVDNVSRDSKIDDPSQKHDPLLPSVISFLQTSLPARVYLDIVVQCTRKTELRSWRTLFNYLPPPRDLFEQALRLDSLKTAVGYLLVLQAFEDDDGHEAPIEDYVVRLLVLASQKGEWELCAELARFLIALDGSGEMLRRAIDRTGLRNGGLPGAGLNGSGTSMKGLGLAITPSWSSLSAASSISPRQSISRQGSNTSRTPDRMDSVDEVS
- a CDS encoding translation machinery-associated protein 20 (predicted RNA-binding protein with PUA domain); translation: MFKKDIPPSNRSKVKSSVQRGLRQRFVEAYPGFEPYIDDILPKKAQLDAVKLPEKCTLYTIDSTPLFYQPQDGPPIPHLKLIHQYPTALPTVQIDRGAIRFVLAGAALMAPGLTSPGGRLPEKENALEAGQVVAVLAEGKETACLVGTLKMGTEDMKSKGKGVVMEDGHYLGDGLWRMHLD
- a CDS encoding YchF/Obg family ATPase (predicted GTP-binding protein (ODN superfamily)) → MPPKKAVVQEKVLLGRPGNNLKSGIVGLANVGKSTLFQAITKSNLGNPANFPYATIDPEEARVIVPDDRFDWLCEHYKPKSQVPANLTVYDIAGLTRGASTGAGLGNAFLSHIRAVDAIFQVVRCFDDAEIIHVEGDVDPARDLDIISEELRVKDIEFVEKALEGLTKQTKRGGQSLEMKKLREEEATVAKVLEHLKSGKDVRKADWGPKEVEVINPLQLLTAKPVVYLVNLSEKDYIRQKNKRLPDVLEWVKKNSPGDPIIPFSACFEERLTRFETEKEAIEECKNLNTKSALPKVITTMRTSLNLASFFTTGADEVRQWTIRKGIKAPSAAGVIHTDFEKTFIQAIVYNYSTLREYGDEAAVKAAGKVMTKGKDYVVEDGDILLIKAGAARG
- a CDS encoding fungal specific transcription factor domain-containing protein (predicted protein) — its product is MEWISQKVGNLSPLHGAFPSRVFCSLPTKDEIVSLVQSYIEDFNMLFPIFQRSELLSLFNQKSLDMRVQTPSQWACINAVLATAYMIRPQEASGTDHHQKSWLFIQNALEMVNELCFGPPDLLGLQALLLLVTFLLGTSAENPCGFLVSAAIRICHELGLGKTEGGSPLCSEGIQHKRTLFWIAYCLDRDVTLPMEAPTDSKYSMPTSDLSGSFNAFRSTCQLAIIKGQLYKDLYSPAAEDRPLSQVIASVGVLDEKLQEWKRSIPPEYQPEKAVADGHRSKISPVLLLLHYSYFHCVIAIHRRVVARGLSTGTDLLEKDDFTSSPASLSNPRVLLSTSLCTKAARASINLTKYLSQDNTPLFGSLIYYPVIASMTLSWSIIRNPQDAYRGYNLKLIDRTEDFLSSQAFCKAFEGIRRLVKQCAEYRSIAEAAVKATMWIGLSFAFGPLTSPRRYYDGNLYEYTQCTRI